Genomic segment of Bacteroidota bacterium:
TACGAATTTTTGGAACAACGTTTTGATCTTAAAACAAGAACTTTTACTGCTTCCTTGTTTTTAATTCAACGTGCATTCTCCACGGGTATTACAATTTATGCGCCATCCATAATTTTATCGCAATTGTTAGGATGGGATCTGCGGACCACGGTTTTATTTATTGGCATATTAGTAACTGCATATATAATTTCCGGAGGAACAAAAGCAGTTGCAGTTACACACAAACAACAAATGTTGGTGATCTATCTGGGGATGTTCATCGCCTTCGGTTATTTAATTTATTATATCAGTGAACATGCGGATTTTGGAGAAAGTATGCAGATAGCCGGCGCGCTCGGAAAAATGGATATTATTTCCAATGGGATGGAAAATAATAAATTTAACTGGAGCGATAAATACAATATCATTTCCGGATTGATAGGGGGATTGTTTTTGCAACTCAGTTATTTCGGAACTGATCAAAGTCAGGTGGGGAGATACTTGGGGGGAGAATCAGTAAAGGAAAGCCGTCTGGGTCTTTTATTTAACGGTCTTGTAAAAATTCCTGTTCAATTTTTTATTTTACTCACAGGAATTTTGGTTTTTGTATTTTATCAATTTAATCAGCCACCGGTTTATTTTAATCAGGTGGCTTATGAAAACACAAAAACCTCTGTGTATGCCGATAGTCTTAAACTAGCAGAAGAACAATATTTAAATGCAACCTATTTAAATGCTGCAAATGCCAGTTTTTTAAAAGATAATCTTGATAAAAAGGATAAGACAGCAATTGCTGAAGCAAAAAATGAATTAGCCGCATCATACGTGCTTAGTGAAGAATTGCGGAAAGAAGTAAACAGGATTATAATTGCGGCAAATCCGGGTGTTGAGGACGATCACGATTATATATTCATGCATTTCGTTACAAATTATTTGCCTATTGGCCTTGTGGGATTATTATTTGCAGTAATTTTTTGTGCGAGCATGAGTTCTACCTCTTCTGCTTTAAATGGTTTGGCAGCAACATTTTCAGTGGATATTTACAAACGATTAATGAATAAGGATGCCAATGCAAAACAATATCTCAATGCCAGTAAATTATTGACCTTATTTTTCGGTGCACTTGCCATAGGATTTGCGTTGGTCTGTTCCCTTTTCGATAATCTGATTGAAGCCGTAAACATTTTGGGCAGTTTATTTTATGGCACCATACTCGGTATTTTTCTCACAGCATTCTTAATCAAAAAAGTAAAAGGACATGCCGTTTTTATTGCGGCCATCATAAGTGAACTCTGCATTTTATATTTAGATTTTAGCGTTCGGTTTAATTGGAACACTCCAAAATTAGAAATTGGATATTTGTGGTATAATGTTATCGGTTGTTTGTTGGTGATGATCATAAGTATAAGCATCCAATCCTTTAATCACCGCAAACCGATAGTCGATTAACTCCCTTACCGTATCTTCCCGCACTTACTATCTTCCTGGCCTCGTCATCCAAACTATAAACTCAAAATAAAAAGCCCGAAATAATATTCCGGGCTCTAAAAAATTAAACTTTATTTCACATCGATGCATAAATTACCGCAGCAACTATACTTGCAATAGTTGTATAGCCCGCATCATATAAAATAAGATTTTTCGAACGCATTGAATAAAGGTTATGTATCCAGGTGGTTAATCCGGAAAATATGAGTCCGATTACAAGACCGAATTGAACTGCATCACCGGTGCTGAGTTCTTGACCCATCAACCCACACATACATGCAACAATTACAAATTCCAATAAAAACGTCACACCGTAAATGGCTTTGTTAAAATTGTTATTTATTTGGTCCTTTGATAGACCGGCTGCCTCCATCCAGCCTTTGCCCAATATACCATACCAGGCAGCACCAATTACAAAATAGGCTACAGTCGCTAATAGAACGGCGAGCCAGTCTAGATTTGAGAGTAAGTTGCTAATCATTTGAGTTTGTTTTAATTAAAGATAAATTCTTTCCCAAAATCCGCAAAACCATCTTATACCGGCACTGTTGAGATTGTGTTTATTCCTTTGGTCATATCATTAAAATAGTTCCGTAACCCCTTAATTTCCGTAAATTTGCATCATGCAACAGTATCTCGATCTGCTAACAAAAATTTTAGAGGAAGGTCAGCAAAAGTCTGATCGAACAGGCACCGGAACCATCAGTTTATTCGGGTATCAGATGCGTTTTGACCTGAAGGAAGGATTTCCACTTTTAACTACTAAAAAACTACATACCAGAAGTATCATCCATGAATTATTGTGGTTCTTGAAAGGTGATACCAATATTCAATACCTGAAAGAAAATGAAGTGCGTATCTGGGATGAATGGGCAGATGAAAATGGTGATCTTGGTCCGGTGTACGGTCATCAATGGCGAAGTTGGCCGACAGCAGATGGCGGAGCTGTAGATCAGATTTCAAATTTGATCGAGCAGATCAAAAAAAATCCTGACTCCAGAAGATTAATTGTGAGTGCATGGAATGTTGGAGAAATAGAAAAAATGGCTTTGCCTCCATGTCATTGTTTATTTCAATTTTATGTCGCACCTGCTGAAACTCCCGGAGCAAAAAGAAAATTGTCATGTCAGTTATATCAGCGCAGTGCAGATACATTTTTAGGTGTGCCGTTTAATATTGCGAGTTATGCAGTATTAACCATGATGATTGCCCAGGTTTGTGATCTTGATTATGGTGATTTTGTTCATACCTTCGGAGATGTGCATATTTATAATGATCACATCGAACAAGCTAAATTGCAATTGACCCGCGAGCCCCGCAATTTACCGCAGATGAAAATTAATCCTGCAGTAAAAAATATTTTCGAATTTACTATTGATGATTTTGAATTGTTGAACTACGATCCGCATCCTCATATTAAAGCCAAAGTTTCCGTATGATATTTTCCGCGATTGCCGCTGTTGCCGATAATAATGTTATTGGATATAAAGGAGATATGCCTTGGGGAAAAATGCGCGCAGATCTTAAATATTTTAAACAAAATACTATTGGCAAATGGTGTATTTTAGGAAGAAAATCATATAATGCTTTGGGAAATAAAGTGCTGCCCGGTAGAAAATTTATTGTAGTTACCAGAGATAAGGATTTTGTTGCCGAGGATAGTTTAGTAGTGCACGATATTAAGGATGCGATAAATCATCCGGCACTAAAAGGGGAGGAGGAAGTAATGATATTAGGTGGAGGTGAAATATATAAACTTGCAATGGAGTACACCGATCGTGTTCATTTAACAAAAATTCATGCAAGTTTTGAAGGGGATACTTTTTTCCCTGAATTAGAAACAGATAAATGGATCTTATCTTCTGCTGATTATCATGTAGCAGATGAAAATAATCCGCATTCATATACATTTTTGGTTTTTGATAGAAAGTGAATTGAATTCTGCTTCATAATTATATAATATAAGTATGGTATAAAAAATAGGCCGCGAAGACGCGAAGAGCGCGAAGGAAGCGCGAATTATATCTCAAAACCTTTGCGAAACTTTGCGCCCTTTGCGTCTTCGCGGCAAAAAAACTATTTTTGACTCTTAAAATCCATTAACCACCAACATGAATCAACCCTCACCAAAAAAACATGCTATCCTCAGCCTCACAGTCATTGTTGCTGCCCTCGGGTATTTTGTGGATATTTATGACCTTCAGTTATTTAATCTTGTAAGCAAAACAAGTTTAAAAGGCTTGGGAATAACAGATCCTGCACAACTGGATTACTGGGATATCCGCTTATTTAATTTCCAGATGTTCGGAATGTTGATAGGAGGAATTGTTTGGGGAATTTTGGGAGATCTCAAAGGAAGAAAATCAATTTTATTCGGAAGCATTATTTTATATTCTATTGCAAATATTTTAAATGGATTTGTTGAAAATACCTTTCAATATTCCATTGTTCGTTTTTTTGCAGGATTAGGGTTAGCAGGTGAATTAGGCGCAGCAATTACCTTGGTAAGCGAAATTCTTCATAAAGAAAAACGCGGATTAGGAACAATGTTGATCGTAAGTGTTGGTGCTCTGGGAGCTGTTACTGCATTTTATATCACCGGGCAGGTGGATTGGAGGACTTCCTATTTTATTGGAGGTGGATTAGGACTTTTATTATTGGGATTGCGCTTCGGTACTTTTGAAAGTGGAATGTTCGATCAGGTAAAACAACAAAATATAACAAGAGGTAATTTCCTGTCATTATTTTCTGACGCTGCAAGATTAAAAAAATATATTTTTTGTATTCTCATCGGTGTGCCCGTTTGGTATTGTATCGGAGTTTTAATGAAGTTCTCCGATAAGTTTGCCGGCGAATGGGGATTAGATGTGAGCGGTGACAATGGCATACAGATCCGTAGAACCGCGATCATGCTTTCTTATGTCGGTTTAAGTGTGGGTGATATGCTCAGCGGAATATTAAGTCAGGTATTTAAAAGCAGAAAAAAAGTGGTGATCGGATATTTACTCGCCAGTATCGTATTTGCCTGCATCTATTTATTTATAAAAAGCGATTCTCTTTTCTTATTTAATACCATGTGTTTCCTTTTAGGTTGCGCAACCGGATATTGGGCGTTATTTGTAACCATTGCCTCAGAACAATTCGGCACCAATATCAGAGCAACAGTTACCACCACTGTTCCTAATTTTGTAAGAGGTTTGGTAGTTCCTTTAACGCTCGGATTTGCCGCCTTAGCCGGAAATATTGGGAATATAAATTCTGCTTTGGTAGTGGGATTGATTTCTGTTTCTTTAGCACTAATTGCTATTTTTTCTGTGAAGGAAACCTTTAGTAAAGATTTGAATTATGTAGAAATGAGCTGAGGGGACCTCAAGCTTCTTTATACTTATAAGGACTAGACAATTCAAGTTAGATAAGTGTGGTGTTACTTGACGCTACAATAATTATCAAAATACTACATGTATGATTTCTTTGAAAGAATAATTTGAATAATTTATTGTTAAAATTCCTAAACCCGAAAATGTTTTAGGTAGATTAATTAATATATTCTCTTTTGAATTAAATATATTAGTATATAAAGATTGTCCTGCCAAGTCATATATTTCGATAAAAATGTCCCCTGATAAATTTATTTGGTGGTTCACATTGAATACCCCGAAATTAGGATTTGGATAAATTGTAAATGCATAAAAATTATGGCTTTCAATGTTTACTAAGCCTTCATCAATGAGATTATTACAATTGTCATCCAATCCATTTAATATCTCTGTTGCCCCAGGATAAACGAATAGATTTAAATCATCGCAATCAGTTGAATCCAAAACATAGTCTTCAATAGTGGTTAAACATGAAATTGAATCAATGAGCTCGTTGCCATATCCATCATTATCGTTATCATAAAAAAAGTGAAATGTTGGCAAGTCTTCATCAATTAAACTATTACAATTATCATCTATTAAATTACATATTTCATTTGAACCTGGATTTACAAACATATTGGAATCATCACAATCAAGGGAATTAATTGAATACCCAGACGGCGGAAAAATTTCGCAATAAAATTCACTATTGAACGCATCGCCATACAAATCAGAATCATTATCTGCATAATATAATATTGATAAATGTATTGAAGCCTCAGAATCATCACAATCTGTACTGTCAGAAACATATCCAAAAGGAGGTATATCATAACAAGTAATTGTAAGGATCATTTCATTCCCATAACCATCATCATCTTCATCGATAAAGTAGATATAAGTTGCAAGACCCTCATCTATTACCACGTTACAATTATCATCAATTCCATTGCAGATTTCAACCACGGACGGATTGATTTCAAAATTGAAATCATTGCAATCAGTACTATCAGTTGCATATCCAAATGGTGGAAAACAAGATGAAGTAAAAAGATCAGCATTCCCAAATCCATCTGCATCTTCATCTCTATAATAAACAATAGGTGTGCAATCCTCAGGTGATAGTTTAATTACCCAATAATCGGAAAGCCCAATATTGAATTCTGTCTTATCTCCTGAAATACCGGATTGAGAAGTGCCTCCAAGAATAAACCCGTAATCTGCAGTTGGCCCAATATTAATCTGCTTTGCATCTAAAAGATAATCATAATTATCACCACCAATTGTATTATCCCATTCTATACTCCCAAGAGAGGAGATTTTAATTACCCAAAAATCATGCACATCTATGGCATTTTCACTCTTATCAATTGAGGCATTTGAATTCGAATGACCACCTAATATATATCCTGAATCATAAGTTTGTTGTATTGAATATAAATTATCCTCAGAAGTTCCTCCAATTGTATTTTGCCAAATTATTTCTCCTATTGAATCTAATTTAACTACCCAATAATCATTAAAGCCAATGTTGTCCTCCCATTTATCTCCCGAAATTGGAGATTTTGAATGTCCACCGAGAATATATCCTGAATCATTTGTGTGATTTACTGAAAATAATAAATCATCAGAAATACCTCCAATTGTATTTTGCCAAATAATCTCACCTAATGTACTTAGCTTAACTACCCAATAATCATTAAAACCAATACTGCTCTCTGTCTTATTCCCAGATATTGGAGAATTCGAATATCCACCAAGAAAATAACCTTCACCTTCTACCTCATCACAAGAATTTAAATAATCATCCCCAAAACCACCGATTACTTTTTGCCATTCAATATTACCAAATACATCAAGTTTTAAAATCCAAAAATCATATTGCATATCTCCACCCGGCAAGTTTGTTTCTGTCTTATCACCGGATATTGGAGAATTCGAATATCCACCAACTATAAAACCATTTTCTGAAGTTTGGTGTATGAAAGTCAATTTATCCTCCGCACTTCCGCCGATAGTATTTTCCCATTCAATAATACCTGCGGATGAAATTTTTACAACCCAAAAATCAGTACTTCCTGGAAACCCTATGTTTGACTCAGATTTATCACCGGAAATCCCGGAGTTCGAGACTCCACCCAAGATATATCCACTGTCAATTGTTTGTTCAATAGAATATAAATAATCAGCATCATTTCCACCAATTGAATTTTGCCATTGAATATTACCTAAGGAATCCAACTTAACAACCCAAAAATCCATGCCTCCATTTCCATTGTCAGTTTTATCACCAGAGATGCCGGAATCAGAACGTCCTCCTAGAATATAGCCCCCATCATATGTTGGTTGAATGGAATTTAAAATATCAGAAAAAGTCCCCCCAATTGTATTCTGCCATTCAATCTCAGGAGCTTGGGACAATGATATTTTCGTTAAAAATATTATTACAATTAATATAAATATTTTCATTAAAATTTATTTTAAGAAGGATCCATTGTTAATTCCAATGCAAATATAAAACAAATTTTTCCGATGCAAATTTTCTGATTTTAGTGAAATTCACTGCATTTGGCGAGTCTAATTTATTGGACAGTCTTGATTTTAATATATATTTAAATAAACTTCTAATGTAATTTCTATTTTAATAAGCATCACCTATCAATTAATCAATTTCAACTCTACGATTTAATCTATTTACGGATAAATTAATATTTCACTAAATTTGAACATATTTTTTAAGGTGAGACATAAAACTTACACATTATATTTTTTAAGCATTGTTATTTTTTTCAAGAATACAGTAGATGCCCAAACTCCAACCTGGAGCGAAAATATTGCTGATATTATCTATACGAATTGTTCATCATGTCATCATGAAGGAGCAATAGCTCCATTTTCCCTGATGGATTATGATGATGCTTATGAATGGGGCGATTTTATTGCAAATGAAGTGGAGTCCAAACACATGCCGCCTTGGCCGGCTGATCCTTCTTACCGACATTTTAAAGATGAAGCTGTTTTAACAGACCTCGAAATTGATCAGATATTGGATTGGGTGGATGCAGGTATGCCCACCGGTGATCTTGCAACTGCTCCGGATGCACCTATATTTCCTGAAAATGGATCCATGCTGGAATTTATTGATCTTACCATCGCAATTGAACCCTATACATTGCAATTTGATACGGATGAATACAGATGGTTTACCGTTACAAATCCCTTCGCAGAAACAATTTATATCAATGCAATTGAAGTGGAAGCAGGTCTGCCCGATTTGGTACATCACTGCGATATTTCCTGGGATGAAAGTGGAATTTCTCTAAATTATGATTTAGAAGATCCGCTTCCTGGATTTAATTCAAGTACCGGATATCCTAATTACGATTATTATATGAATGCATGGATGGCGGGAGGAAATTTAATTAAATATCCATCCGATTGGGGAATAGAAGTTCCCCCTGGTGCAATATTTGTTTTTGAAATTCATTATGGTCCCGGAGGACAAGGATTAATTGACAGCACAAAAATAAATTTTCAATTTGTGCAGGACCCAACTGATGTACGACCGGTTTATGCATCCTGGTTATTAAATAATCCGATAGCTGCGGAAGGGCCCTTAATTATTCCTGCAGATGAAGTGGTAACCTTTCATCAGGATTATACAACTCCGCAAAAAAGATCCTATTTAACCATTTGTCCCCACATGCATTTATTGGGAAGAAGTTATAAAGTATGGTTTGAAGATGATGGTGATTCAATTCCATTAATTAATATTCCCGATTGGCAATTTCATTGGCAAAAATATTATACCTTTCAAAAAGTGCAGGTAATTCCATACAATGCTCATATTAAATCGGAAGCAGTTTATGATAATACGGTATTTAATTTAGATAATCCGAACGATCCTCCCGAAACTGTTTATTATGGTTCAACCACCGAAGATGAAATGTTCATGACCTATTTCCTCTGGACCAATTACCAGAATGGCGACGAGGATATTATTCTCGACAGCACAATACTTTATTCTCCAATAAATAATTTAACTACATCCGATCTATTTAAACTCTACCCAAATCCCGTTCGCGATTTTTTATACCTTCAAGGTGATATCAACAATACCAACATAAATCAAATAAATATTTTTAACACCTATGGCCAATTAATTCAATTACCAAATCTAAATAATATCTCTATTCTTCCTCACCGAATTAATACCACATCTCTTCCCAAAGGAATTTATTTCATCGAAGTAATCACCAACAACGGAAAATGGAATACCACTTTTGTAAAAATTGACAATTGATAATTGACAATTTGCCTCAACATAAAATTTTAGTTTTTGAACTCATTAAACAACTAAACTTCGAAGCAATATTCACCATTGTTACAAAATTTATCCGCCATAGTTAAGTGAAGGAGGACTGCCCACTGCGACTGTGACTGCGATTGCCACTCGTTCAAATAATCGAAATAGCTTAAATGCTAAAACAATTTCACTGCGAAGCAATATTCATCAATGATACAAACTGCCCACTGCCCACTGTTGACTGTTGAATTTTTTCACGCAAACGCTTATCCTCCGAAACACTTCACTTATAATTCCACCCACACCACTTATCACAATTCCAATCCTGATAAAAATAGTCATTCTACTTTCACACCCATTATAAATCAATTTATAAAATCGATTCTAACATTCACACAAATAATAAATCTTTAAAATGAAAAAAACATTACTAACAATTTTATTCGCATCAATTTTTCTGCTTAGCGGAAAAATAGTAAATGCATGCGACAATTCGAGTGCATCTTTAATTTCTCAAACAGATCTCGGCGGAGGTCAGTATGAATTTGTAGTGGAATTTTGTGCCGGAGGTGGTCAGGATGGAACAGGTTATGGTGCCGATCAGGGTACTTATACTTGGTCTGTTGCATTAGGTGGTGGTGCTACTTTTATATCTTATCCTGCAACATTAACTAGTCCGCAAACTGGTGCCGTATTTGCTGCTTGGGCACCATTTCCAATGTTTGGTTTAGAATATTTAGTGTATGATTATTTTTCTCATCCAGGTACAGGTTGGGGAGCAGATTGGTGGACAACTACAGCAGGTGGTTGGGGACCACCAGATGCATATTGTACTACATTTACTATTGTAACTAATGGTATGCCCACTGCAATTATTTTAGGTGGTGCTGAAGGAGCAGGAGTTGTAGTTGCACCATACGGATGTAACGGAACTGCCGAAATGCAAATTAATTTAGGATTTGTTGTTGAAGCAGGCGATTATCAAAGTATTTGCGAAGGTTCCTTTGCAACATTAAATGCAACTGTTACCGGTGGTGTTGCACCTTTTACTTATTTATGGAGTAATGGCGCAACAACTGCAACTACCTCTGTTAATCCAACTACAAATACTACTTATTCAGTAACTGTTACGGATGCAAATGGTGCAACTGCATTTGATGATGTTCCTGTCTTAGTAAATCCTCGCCCTGTTGTAAATGCAGGTTTAGATAAATTAATTACTAAAGGTTACGGACCAGCTTGCGTAACATTAAATGGAAGTGCAACAGGTGGTTCCGATCCAAAAACATATTCATGGAGCAATGGATCAACAATTGCAAGCCCTTCTGTTTGCCCTACAACAACTACAACATATACTTTAACGGTAACTGATTATTACGGTTGTTCACGCAGCGATCAAACAGTTGTAACACATAAAGATGTTCGTTGTGGACCATCATTAAATAAAGTATACATGTGTAAAAATGGAAATACTTATTGTTATACGGTTGCGCAAGTTCCATCCAAATTATCAAATGGATATGTTTTAGGTGCTTGTTGGATGAAATTGGGTGATGATGTTGCAGAAGGTGAAAATCCAATATCCATATTCCCTAACCCTGCAAATCAAAATGCAGAAATTGTATTTGTTTTAAATGAAGGTTCAAAAGCTATTATAGAAATTTATAATACTGCAGGTGTAAAACAACTTATATCAAATCCGGAAGTGGAAGTTACATCTGGTGTTGAAATTACTCATGTTATTGCATTAAATGAACTTGCCGCAGGAATGTATCAGGTAATTATACATTCCGATGCAGGTGAAATATTAAAAGATAAATTAATCGTAATTCACTAGAATTGGCTGTCAGATAAGTAAAAAACCTCCCTTTCTCAGAGGGAGGTTTTACTTTTTTATCACTTATTCATGATGCGATTACTTATAAATATA
This window contains:
- a CDS encoding sodium:solute symporter; the encoded protein is MSWIDWIVMFGTLFFIAGYGIYKTRKTKSIETYLHDNNERKWWEIGLGVMATQASAITFLSVPGQAYDSGMGFIQFYFGLPLAMIVIAVFFIPIFYKLKVYTAYEFLEQRFDLKTRTFTASLFLIQRAFSTGITIYAPSIILSQLLGWDLRTTVLFIGILVTAYIISGGTKAVAVTHKQQMLVIYLGMFIAFGYLIYYISEHADFGESMQIAGALGKMDIISNGMENNKFNWSDKYNIISGLIGGLFLQLSYFGTDQSQVGRYLGGESVKESRLGLLFNGLVKIPVQFFILLTGILVFVFYQFNQPPVYFNQVAYENTKTSVYADSLKLAEEQYLNATYLNAANASFLKDNLDKKDKTAIAEAKNELAASYVLSEELRKEVNRIIIAANPGVEDDHDYIFMHFVTNYLPIGLVGLLFAVIFCASMSSTSSALNGLAATFSVDIYKRLMNKDANAKQYLNASKLLTLFFGALAIGFALVCSLFDNLIEAVNILGSLFYGTILGIFLTAFLIKKVKGHAVFIAAIISELCILYLDFSVRFNWNTPKLEIGYLWYNVIGCLLVMIISISIQSFNHRKPIVD
- a CDS encoding DUF1761 domain-containing protein — its product is MISNLLSNLDWLAVLLATVAYFVIGAAWYGILGKGWMEAAGLSKDQINNNFNKAIYGVTFLLEFVIVACMCGLMGQELSTGDAVQFGLVIGLIFSGLTTWIHNLYSMRSKNLILYDAGYTTIASIVAAVIYASM
- a CDS encoding thymidylate synthase; this translates as MQQYLDLLTKILEEGQQKSDRTGTGTISLFGYQMRFDLKEGFPLLTTKKLHTRSIIHELLWFLKGDTNIQYLKENEVRIWDEWADENGDLGPVYGHQWRSWPTADGGAVDQISNLIEQIKKNPDSRRLIVSAWNVGEIEKMALPPCHCLFQFYVAPAETPGAKRKLSCQLYQRSADTFLGVPFNIASYAVLTMMIAQVCDLDYGDFVHTFGDVHIYNDHIEQAKLQLTREPRNLPQMKINPAVKNIFEFTIDDFELLNYDPHPHIKAKVSV
- a CDS encoding dihydrofolate reductase, whose product is MIFSAIAAVADNNVIGYKGDMPWGKMRADLKYFKQNTIGKWCILGRKSYNALGNKVLPGRKFIVVTRDKDFVAEDSLVVHDIKDAINHPALKGEEEVMILGGGEIYKLAMEYTDRVHLTKIHASFEGDTFFPELETDKWILSSADYHVADENNPHSYTFLVFDRK
- a CDS encoding MFS transporter gives rise to the protein MNQPSPKKHAILSLTVIVAALGYFVDIYDLQLFNLVSKTSLKGLGITDPAQLDYWDIRLFNFQMFGMLIGGIVWGILGDLKGRKSILFGSIILYSIANILNGFVENTFQYSIVRFFAGLGLAGELGAAITLVSEILHKEKRGLGTMLIVSVGALGAVTAFYITGQVDWRTSYFIGGGLGLLLLGLRFGTFESGMFDQVKQQNITRGNFLSLFSDAARLKKYIFCILIGVPVWYCIGVLMKFSDKFAGEWGLDVSGDNGIQIRRTAIMLSYVGLSVGDMLSGILSQVFKSRKKVVIGYLLASIVFACIYLFIKSDSLFLFNTMCFLLGCATGYWALFVTIASEQFGTNIRATVTTTVPNFVRGLVVPLTLGFAALAGNIGNINSALVVGLISVSLALIAIFSVKETFSKDLNYVEMS
- a CDS encoding T9SS type A sorting domain-containing protein is translated as MKIFILIVIIFLTKISLSQAPEIEWQNTIGGTFSDILNSIQPTYDGGYILGGRSDSGISGDKTDNGNGGMDFWVVKLDSLGNIQWQNSIGGNDADYLYSIEQTIDSGYILGGVSNSGISGDKSESNIGFPGSTDFWVVKISSAGIIEWENTIGGSAEDKLTFIHQTSENGFIVGGYSNSPISGDKTETNLPGGDMQYDFWILKLDVFGNIEWQKVIGGFGDDYLNSCDEVEGEGYFLGGYSNSPISGNKTESSIGFNDYWVVKLSTLGEIIWQNTIGGISDDLLFSVNHTNDSGYILGGHSKSPISGDKWEDNIGFNDYWVVKLDSIGEIIWQNTIGGTSEDNLYSIQQTYDSGYILGGHSNSNASIDKSENAIDVHDFWVIKISSLGSIEWDNTIGGDNYDYLLDAKQINIGPTADYGFILGGTSQSGISGDKTEFNIGLSDYWVIKLSPEDCTPIVYYRDEDADGFGNADLFTSSCFPPFGYATDSTDCNDFNFEINPSVVEICNGIDDNCNVVIDEGLATYIYFIDEDDDGYGNEMILTITCYDIPPFGYVSDSTDCDDSEASIHLSILYYADNDSDLYGDAFNSEFYCEIFPPSGYSINSLDCDDSNMFVNPGSNEICNLIDDNCNSLIDEDLPTFHFFYDNDNDGYGNELIDSISCLTTIEDYVLDSTDCDDLNLFVYPGATEILNGLDDNCNNLIDEGLVNIESHNFYAFTIYPNPNFGVFNVNHQINLSGDIFIEIYDLAGQSLYTNIFNSKENILINLPKTFSGLGILTINYSNYSFKEIIHVVF
- a CDS encoding T9SS type A sorting domain-containing protein — protein: MRHKTYTLYFLSIVIFFKNTVDAQTPTWSENIADIIYTNCSSCHHEGAIAPFSLMDYDDAYEWGDFIANEVESKHMPPWPADPSYRHFKDEAVLTDLEIDQILDWVDAGMPTGDLATAPDAPIFPENGSMLEFIDLTIAIEPYTLQFDTDEYRWFTVTNPFAETIYINAIEVEAGLPDLVHHCDISWDESGISLNYDLEDPLPGFNSSTGYPNYDYYMNAWMAGGNLIKYPSDWGIEVPPGAIFVFEIHYGPGGQGLIDSTKINFQFVQDPTDVRPVYASWLLNNPIAAEGPLIIPADEVVTFHQDYTTPQKRSYLTICPHMHLLGRSYKVWFEDDGDSIPLINIPDWQFHWQKYYTFQKVQVIPYNAHIKSEAVYDNTVFNLDNPNDPPETVYYGSTTEDEMFMTYFLWTNYQNGDEDIILDSTILYSPINNLTTSDLFKLYPNPVRDFLYLQGDINNTNINQINIFNTYGQLIQLPNLNNISILPHRINTTSLPKGIYFIEVITNNGKWNTTFVKIDN
- a CDS encoding T9SS type A sorting domain-containing protein yields the protein MKKTLLTILFASIFLLSGKIVNACDNSSASLISQTDLGGGQYEFVVEFCAGGGQDGTGYGADQGTYTWSVALGGGATFISYPATLTSPQTGAVFAAWAPFPMFGLEYLVYDYFSHPGTGWGADWWTTTAGGWGPPDAYCTTFTIVTNGMPTAIILGGAEGAGVVVAPYGCNGTAEMQINLGFVVEAGDYQSICEGSFATLNATVTGGVAPFTYLWSNGATTATTSVNPTTNTTYSVTVTDANGATAFDDVPVLVNPRPVVNAGLDKLITKGYGPACVTLNGSATGGSDPKTYSWSNGSTIASPSVCPTTTTTYTLTVTDYYGCSRSDQTVVTHKDVRCGPSLNKVYMCKNGNTYCYTVAQVPSKLSNGYVLGACWMKLGDDVAEGENPISIFPNPANQNAEIVFVLNEGSKAIIEIYNTAGVKQLISNPEVEVTSGVEITHVIALNELAAGMYQVIIHSDAGEILKDKLIVIH